GATGATTGAATGGCAAGCGCTTAAGGATAATAAAAACTGGCTGCAAGGTTGGCTGTAAATTTCTTAACAGTTTAATTCTCTGGAGGATGTTATGACTAAAGCTGTGGTAGTGGCTAAATTTTCATTTCCTCTTGATGCCCAAATTGCCAAATCAAACTTAGAAAGTGTGGGTATTCCAGCATTCGTAGCCGATGAGCACACCATAAATATGCAGTGGTTATATTCAAACGCCATGGGCGGCGTAAGGTTATTTGTGGCAGAAGAAGATGTAGAGCAGGCAAAAAACATTCTGCAAGCCGATTTTTCTGATTCAGTTGATACAACGTGTGCGTCTAATCCAGAGCATTGTCCAAAATGTGGTTCAGATGATATTGCCGCTTATACTCAAGGCAAAAAATCGGCATTTTTAGTATTTATACTGGCTGGGTTTCCGTTGTTTTTTTATCAGCATGGTCTTAAATGCAATCAATGTGCACACTTTTGGCAAACCTAACTGCTGGTATTAGTCGACAAGTATAAACTGCCTCAATCACCCAGCTGTATACGATTTCCTATAATGAAATCTCCATGGCAGAAATTGAATATAACTTAAATTGCATAAATTTAACTAAATAAGGAACTCGAAAATGAAAGCACTAAAAGTACTGATTATTTTAACCTCACACGACAAATTAGGCGATACAGGCAAAAAAACCGGCTTTTGGTTGGAGGAATTTGCTAGCCCTTATTATCAGTTTAAAGATGCTGGGGTTAATATGACGTTGGCTTCACCCAAAGGAGGCCAACCACCGCTAGATCCGGTAAGCGATAATCCAGATGCGCAAACAGAAGATACCCAACGTTTTAAAGCTGATGCAACAGCGCAGCGCGAACTGGCCAATACCGTTAAATTAGCCACGCTACAGGCAAAAGATTTTGATGCCGTGTTCTATCCAGGTGGCCATGGCCCGTTATGGGATTTACATCATGATGCTGACTCTATTGCTTTAATTGAGGCGTTTATTGGCGCAGGCAAGCCGGTTGCAACGGTGTGTCATGCCCCAGCCGTGTTATTAAAAGCCAAAAATAACCAAGGTGAGCCTTTAGTCAAAGGTAAAAAAGTCACCGGTTTTAGTAACTCAGAAGAAGCCGCCGTGGAATTAACTGACGTGGTACCTTACTTGCTGGAAGATCAGCTAGTGGCGTTGGGTGGGCTGTATCAAAAAGCAGATGATTGGAATACGTTAGTGGTAACAGATGGCTTGCTTATCACAGGGCAAAACCCAGGCTCGTCTGCAGCAGTAGCAAAAGCGTTAATAAAAGCCCTTAACTAAAATGGGGTCGGAGTTAATTAATAAAATGTTAATTAAAACCGAAAGCCAGATTGCCAGTTTAAAATTAAAATAGCAGCCAAATCTGGCTGCACCTTATCTAGCCCAATCCCGCTTGCGACGCTAAATTTTATCAAGACATTTTTGGTTTAGCGTTGCAGATAAACTTCAGTTTAATTCGTACTTATGGCCCAGAAGACAAGACACCAACTTGGCCAAAAAATAAGACTTATGTTTTACTGGGGCAATACCTAACAAGTTGGACGATACTATACTTTTCTGTTCGATATTTATTCAACCATAAATAATTGACTGAGGTGTAGAGATGAAGCCTATATGCACTTTGCTTTTAGCGGGTTTAGTCACGCTATCAACCAACGCTACTTTTGCCGCTGAGCAAACGATGATTGTACTAGATGCATCGGGATCAATGTGGGGGCAAATTAATGGTAAGCCTAAGCTACAAATAGCCCGAGAAGCATTAACAACAGTATTAGAAGGTGTGCCGGTTGAAATGGAGTTGGGCTTAATGGCTTATGGTCATCGAGAAGGCGGTAACTGTAACGATATTGAAGTTATAGTAAAGCCTGCAGCAGGCACGGGAGCGGCCATTAGCCAAGCTGCGGCTAAGATGAAATTTTTAGGCAAAACGCCGTTATCTGCTTCAGTCATAAAAGCCGCCGAAACACTAAACTACACCAAAAATAACGCTACCGTGATTTTAATAACAGACGGTTTAGAAAACTGTAATGCAGATCCATGTGCTGTAAGTGCAGAGTTAGCAAAAAAGGGCATTAATTTTACCGCGCATGTTGTCGGTTTTGATTTGACGGATGCAGAAGGTAAGCAGGTAGCGTGTTTAGCCGAAAATACCGGTGGCCGTTATTTTGCAGCCACTAATGCCGAAGAATTGCGCGATGCCCTGAAAAGCACAGTAGCACAGCCCCAGATTCAAAAAGCCCAGCCTGAGCCTTTAGTTATCCCCGAGGCGACAATAGCGCTAGAACAAAGCGAATCAGAAAACAGTGCCCAAGCGAAAACGATTGCCATAGGCGCTGATTTTAATGTGATTTGGACCGGACCTAATACAGAGCATGATTACATTGATCTAGTGCCGTTGGATTATACAAAAACTTATGGTGAGCTTACCTTTACCTACACTAAAGAAGGCTCCCCTTTACGTATTAGAGCCCCAGGTAAGCCGGGTATTTATCAGGTGCGCTATATATGGCGGGGCACTGATAATAACCGCCACGTTATTGCTAAAACCAATGTGGAAATTACTGACAGCGAGGTGGCGTTGGTGGCGCCAGATAATGTGCAAGCGGGTGGGGTTATTGCTATTCAGTGGAAGGGCCCTGCTAATAAAGGTGATTATATTGACTTGGTTCCTGAAGGATTTAAGCGCACCAGTGGCGAGTTAACCTATGTGTATACCACTGCTGATACTGAGACGGATGTAGAGTTAATTGCGCCGACAAAACCAGGTGTTTATAACCTTCGTTACATATTGCAAGCGGCTGATCAGAAGCGAATCTTGCTCAGTATTCCAATTACAGTAACAGAAGCAATAGCCACAGTATCAGCCCCTGAAAAAGTTGCAGCTGGATCTGTGTTATCGGTATTTTGGACAGGGCCTGCAGGCAAAAATGATTATGTTGATATTGTAACGATTGACCATAAACGCATTGGCGGCGAAATAACCTACTTTTATACCCGAGACTCAGAAGATGGCGAGTCACACCCGTTACAAGTACCGAGCAAAGCTGGAGAATACCAAGTGCGTTATGTGTTACGTGGCTCAGGTGCAGATAGTGTGCTAGCTAAACAAGCTTTTACCGTAACCGAAGTTGCCGCAAGTGTTTCTGTTCCCGCTAACGTACAAGCGGGTAGCGCTATTGCAGTCGAGTGGACAGGCCCCGCGGGCAAAGAAGACTATGTTGATATTGTCCCTATTGATCATAACCGTATTGGTGGTGAGCTAACCTACTTTTATACTCGAAACGCAGAAAGTGGCGAGACACAATCGCTTAAAGCCCCGGCAAAAGCCGGTGAGTATCAAATACGCTATATCCTACGTGGCTCTGGTCAAGCAATAGTGTTGGCTAAGCAAGCATTTACTGTGGCTAAACCAGAGGCTAGTGTGTCTGTTGCTGCGACAGTGCAAGCTGGCGCAATGATAGACGTAACATGGACAGGCCCCGCGGGCAAAGATGACTATATTGATATTGTTGCTATTGATCATAAGCGTATTGGCGGCGAGTTAAGCTATTTTTATACTCGAAACGCTGAAGATGGCGAGCCGCAACAACTTAAAGCGCCGGTTAAGGTCGGTGAGTATCAAGTGCGTTATATCTTAAAAGGCTCTGGTCAAGCGGTTGTATTGGCCAAACAAGCGTTTAAAGTGACAGAAAACTAAATAAAGGCCCCAGTGAATCTTGCTGGGGCATAGCGCTATGTTTAGTATGTCATATCAATTTTTAAGCAAATTTCTTCATTGGATAAGGTAGTAAGTAATGACGGCTCTAATCAGGGTAGGTATAGCGGGTTATGGTAA
The sequence above is drawn from the Rheinheimera salexigens genome and encodes:
- a CDS encoding putative signal transducing protein — protein: MTKAVVVAKFSFPLDAQIAKSNLESVGIPAFVADEHTINMQWLYSNAMGGVRLFVAEEDVEQAKNILQADFSDSVDTTCASNPEHCPKCGSDDIAAYTQGKKSAFLVFILAGFPLFFYQHGLKCNQCAHFWQT
- a CDS encoding type 1 glutamine amidotransferase domain-containing protein yields the protein MKALKVLIILTSHDKLGDTGKKTGFWLEEFASPYYQFKDAGVNMTLASPKGGQPPLDPVSDNPDAQTEDTQRFKADATAQRELANTVKLATLQAKDFDAVFYPGGHGPLWDLHHDADSIALIEAFIGAGKPVATVCHAPAVLLKAKNNQGEPLVKGKKVTGFSNSEEAAVELTDVVPYLLEDQLVALGGLYQKADDWNTLVVTDGLLITGQNPGSSAAVAKALIKALN
- a CDS encoding VWA domain-containing protein yields the protein MKPICTLLLAGLVTLSTNATFAAEQTMIVLDASGSMWGQINGKPKLQIAREALTTVLEGVPVEMELGLMAYGHREGGNCNDIEVIVKPAAGTGAAISQAAAKMKFLGKTPLSASVIKAAETLNYTKNNATVILITDGLENCNADPCAVSAELAKKGINFTAHVVGFDLTDAEGKQVACLAENTGGRYFAATNAEELRDALKSTVAQPQIQKAQPEPLVIPEATIALEQSESENSAQAKTIAIGADFNVIWTGPNTEHDYIDLVPLDYTKTYGELTFTYTKEGSPLRIRAPGKPGIYQVRYIWRGTDNNRHVIAKTNVEITDSEVALVAPDNVQAGGVIAIQWKGPANKGDYIDLVPEGFKRTSGELTYVYTTADTETDVELIAPTKPGVYNLRYILQAADQKRILLSIPITVTEAIATVSAPEKVAAGSVLSVFWTGPAGKNDYVDIVTIDHKRIGGEITYFYTRDSEDGESHPLQVPSKAGEYQVRYVLRGSGADSVLAKQAFTVTEVAASVSVPANVQAGSAIAVEWTGPAGKEDYVDIVPIDHNRIGGELTYFYTRNAESGETQSLKAPAKAGEYQIRYILRGSGQAIVLAKQAFTVAKPEASVSVAATVQAGAMIDVTWTGPAGKDDYIDIVAIDHKRIGGELSYFYTRNAEDGEPQQLKAPVKVGEYQVRYILKGSGQAVVLAKQAFKVTEN